The following are encoded together in the Streptomyces tsukubensis genome:
- a CDS encoding TetR/AcrR family transcriptional regulator, whose translation MVAAYGNAVELIWERPEPRGRTVVPVDRGRIVAAAVALADAEGLSGLSMRKVGAELQVSPMRLYGYVATKDELLDLMVDAVYDEIVAGLGDSPEWEEALLAIAVTTRDSALRHEWFVELIGGRPHLGPNALMVMESTAAALARALGPDGADRVMAALGVFNAYLVGAVRNEVTEVRVSRESGTDEAQWQASVGAYLGRRLATGRYPTMERILKGKPESDPAGTFAEEVAIIVRGVTHSG comes from the coding sequence ATGGTGGCGGCGTACGGTAATGCTGTGGAGCTGATCTGGGAGCGCCCCGAACCGCGCGGCCGCACGGTGGTCCCCGTCGACCGGGGCAGGATCGTGGCCGCCGCTGTCGCCCTGGCCGACGCCGAGGGGCTGTCCGGGCTGTCGATGCGCAAAGTCGGTGCCGAACTACAGGTCAGCCCGATGCGGCTGTACGGCTATGTCGCCACCAAGGACGAACTGCTCGACCTGATGGTCGACGCGGTCTACGACGAGATCGTGGCCGGACTCGGCGACTCACCCGAGTGGGAGGAGGCCCTCCTCGCGATCGCCGTCACCACCCGGGACAGCGCACTGCGGCACGAGTGGTTCGTCGAACTGATCGGCGGCAGGCCGCACCTGGGCCCCAACGCCCTGATGGTGATGGAATCCACCGCCGCCGCCCTGGCCCGCGCGCTGGGACCGGACGGCGCCGACCGCGTCATGGCGGCCCTCGGTGTCTTCAACGCCTACCTGGTCGGCGCGGTCCGCAACGAGGTCACCGAAGTACGCGTCAGCCGGGAGAGCGGCACCGATGAGGCGCAATGGCAGGCGTCGGTCGGGGCCTACCTCGGTCGTCGGCTCGCGACCGGGCGCTATCCGACGATGGAGCGGATTCTCAAGGGGAAACCGGAGAGCGACCCCGCCGGGACATTCGCCGAGGAAGTCGCCATCATCGTCCGCGGAGTGACCCACAGCGGGTGA